From one Novosphingobium sp. genomic stretch:
- a CDS encoding aminotransferase has translation MTRTTTIFEHMSALCRGSDAVNLGQGFPDLPDPPELIEAARRALVDRSNQYPPMRGLTELRSAVCTYYAQTQGLSLDPAEVIVTSGATEALAASILALVEPGDEVICVQPLYDAYVPLIERAGGIPVFISLKPPTWELSIADLAEAITPRTRMILLNTPNNPTGTMLPRATLEAIGQLAEAYDLIVLCDEVWEGMVFDGTPHISPLAIPSLRQRSVKVGSAGKIFSLTGWKIGWAVAAPELAERIAARHQFLTFTTPTPLQWAVADGLSLGRDWLSAHAARYVPGRRALIQGLTEAGYSLLPASATWFVTVDLAASGFTQEDAVVAERLVGEGGVGSIPVSAFYAQNPETRYLRLCFCKTPETLSEAVDRLARFRAHHT, from the coding sequence ATGACCCGCACGACCACGATTTTCGAACATATGTCAGCGCTTTGTCGCGGCAGTGATGCCGTCAATCTGGGTCAGGGCTTTCCCGATCTGCCCGATCCGCCCGAACTGATCGAGGCGGCAAGGCGCGCGCTGGTCGACCGTTCCAACCAATACCCGCCGATGCGCGGCCTGACTGAACTGCGCTCGGCGGTCTGCACCTATTATGCGCAGACGCAGGGGCTCTCGCTCGATCCGGCCGAGGTCATCGTCACCTCCGGCGCGACAGAGGCGCTGGCCGCCAGCATCCTCGCTCTGGTCGAGCCGGGCGACGAGGTGATCTGCGTACAGCCGCTCTACGACGCCTATGTCCCGCTGATCGAGCGCGCCGGGGGCATCCCCGTCTTCATCAGCCTGAAGCCGCCGACATGGGAGCTCTCCATCGCCGATCTGGCCGAGGCGATCACCCCGCGCACGCGGATGATCCTGCTCAACACCCCCAACAACCCCACCGGCACCATGCTGCCCCGCGCCACGCTGGAGGCCATCGGGCAACTGGCCGAGGCCTATGACCTGATCGTGCTGTGCGACGAGGTGTGGGAGGGCATGGTCTTTGACGGTACGCCGCATATCTCGCCCCTCGCCATCCCCTCGCTGCGGCAGCGCTCGGTGAAAGTGGGCTCGGCGGGCAAGATCTTCTCGCTGACGGGCTGGAAGATCGGCTGGGCCGTCGCCGCGCCCGAACTGGCCGAGCGCATCGCCGCGCGCCACCAGTTCCTCACCTTCACCACCCCCACCCCGCTGCAATGGGCCGTGGCCGATGGGCTGTCGCTGGGGCGGGACTGGCTCTCCGCCCATGCCGCGCGCTATGTCCCGGGCCGTCGCGCGCTGATCCAGGGGCTGACCGAAGCCGGATACAGCCTGCTGCCCGCCTCGGCCACATGGTTCGTCACGGTCGATCTTGCCGCCTCGGGCTTCACGCAAGAGGATGCGGTGGTGGCCGAAAGGCTGGTCGGCGAAGGCGGCGTCGGCTCGATCCCCGTCTCGGCCTTTTACGCGCAGAACCCCGAAACACGCTACCTGCGCCTCTGCTTCTGCAAGACGCCCGAAACGCTGAGCGAAGCCGTCGACCGCCTCGCCCGCTTCCGCGCCCATCACACCTGA
- a CDS encoding dockerin type I domain-containing protein, with product MRPLLAALNPARLGLLTLAAAAAATGVAALAQPPEGGPGGRMNPADMIMRADANGDGKVTKEEFVDAQFKRMDRNQDGVIDAKDFADLPAEMADRQKERVMRADANGDGKVTKEELAANATRMFDRFDTNHDGAITREEVEAAVAQMRQGQGQ from the coding sequence ATGCGCCCACTGCTCGCCGCCCTGAACCCCGCTCGCCTTGGCCTGCTGACTCTGGCCGCCGCCGCTGCCGCCACGGGGGTCGCCGCCCTGGCCCAGCCGCCCGAAGGTGGACCCGGTGGCCGCATGAACCCCGCCGACATGATCATGCGCGCCGACGCCAACGGTGACGGCAAGGTCACCAAGGAAGAATTCGTCGATGCGCAGTTCAAGCGCATGGACCGCAACCAGGACGGCGTGATCGACGCCAAGGACTTCGCCGACCTCCCCGCCGAAATGGCCGACCGCCAGAAAGAGCGGGTGATGCGCGCCGACGCCAACGGCGATGGCAAGGTCACCAAGGAAGAACTGGCCGCCAACGCCACCCGCATGTTCGACCGTTTCGACACCAATCATGACGGGGCGATCACGCGTGAAGAGGTCGAGGCTGCGGTTGCCCAGATGCGGCAGGGTCAGGGGCAGTAA
- the fdhD gene encoding formate dehydrogenase accessory sulfurtransferase FdhD produces MPSDPIQPDARSITLSVRRLGLAQAGDADLPRTVPIEAPIAIEVGGFGYAVMMATPADLEDYAIGFALAEGLITRADQMDAVDAVPLDNGGWVLRLWLSADRAGLALERARTRLGESSCGLCGMDSIEAVLAPLPRVAATFTTDRTAIAKALEALSDHQPLGHATGAVHAAAFCGPDGAILLAREDVGRHNALDKLVGALLKAGLDPASGFVLLSARCSYELVEKTVRAGCPLLVTISAPTSLAAQRAEAAGLALVSLARQDSALVICDPHEVIKE; encoded by the coding sequence ATGCCAAGCGATCCCATCCAGCCAGACGCCCGCTCCATCACCCTGTCGGTCCGCCGTCTGGGGTTGGCGCAAGCGGGCGACGCCGATCTGCCGCGCACCGTGCCCATCGAGGCGCCCATCGCCATCGAGGTCGGCGGCTTTGGCTATGCGGTGATGATGGCCACCCCCGCCGACCTCGAAGACTATGCCATCGGTTTCGCGCTGGCCGAGGGCCTGATCACCCGCGCCGACCAGATGGACGCCGTCGATGCCGTGCCGCTGGACAACGGAGGCTGGGTTCTGCGCCTCTGGCTGAGCGCGGATCGCGCCGGTCTGGCGCTGGAACGCGCCCGCACCCGCCTTGGCGAGAGCAGTTGCGGCCTTTGCGGCATGGACTCCATCGAGGCCGTGCTGGCGCCCCTGCCGCGCGTGGCCGCGACCTTCACCACGGACCGCACCGCCATCGCCAAAGCTCTGGAGGCGCTCTCCGATCATCAGCCGCTGGGGCATGCGACAGGCGCTGTCCACGCCGCTGCCTTCTGCGGCCCCGATGGTGCGATCCTGCTCGCCCGCGAGGATGTCGGGCGGCACAATGCTCTGGACAAGCTGGTGGGCGCGCTGTTGAAGGCAGGGCTGGACCCCGCGAGCGGCTTTGTCCTGCTCTCCGCGCGCTGCAGTTATGAGTTGGTGGAAAAGACCGTCCGCGCGGGGTGCCCGTTGCTGGTGACGATCTCCGCGCCGACCAGTCTGGCTGCGCAGCGCGCTGAGGCTGCGGGGCTGGCGCTGGTTTCTTTGGCCCGGCAGGATAGCGCTTTGGTGATCTGTGATCCGCATGAAGTCATTAAGGAATAA
- a CDS encoding FdhF/YdeP family oxidoreductase, which produces MDEQRPEGIETYDDPAGGWGALRAVASALKQQQAVERGTQALWKQNKPEGFDCPSCAWPDPDHTAAFEFCENGAKAVAWESTSRRVGPEFFARHSVADLWQQSDHWLEDQGRVTHPLRYNAATGHYEPVSWDDAFAAIGKGLAALDNPDRAEFYTSGRASNEAAFLYQLFVRLYGTNNFPDCSNMCHEATSVGLPKSIGIGKGTVSLEDFDHADLILSFGHNPGTNHPRMMATLRSAAKRGARIIVFNPLRERALERFASPQSPVEMATLSATPIADTYLQVKVGGDMAALKGIAKGLLALDAQALAAGRSGVIDRAFIAEHTNGFDAFVADIEATDWGVITRDSGLARVDLEGVAAVYAKAKATILCYGMGITQHRTGTQNVQQLANLLLMKGNIGRKGAGICPLRGHSNVQGDRTVGIWERPTEAFLDRMQEVFAFDPPREHGNSVVESIAAMREGFAKAVVCLGGNLAIACSDPAACAEGFRKQDLAVHITTKLNRTHLLMAKDSFILPCLGRTDLDVQATGSQAVTVEDSMSMVHASRGFLKPPGEMVRSEPWIIARMAKATLAAMGKPQATSIDWDGLVGDYDLIRDLIEAVFPAFANYNQGIRKPGGFHLVNSASLRQWNTPDGKAQFLTHASLDEDEVTDDDTVLKLTTLRSHDQYNTTVYALDDRYRGVFGRRDILFVSPKELARLGFSEGDLVDVSTALAHAAPGRVVRGLTLVAQSLPDGCCGAYYPETQPLIALEHHDPQSMTPSYKSIPVKITLAEPKVPSEADELVVRRDGVAGIV; this is translated from the coding sequence ATGGACGAACAACGGCCAGAAGGCATTGAAACCTATGACGATCCCGCCGGTGGCTGGGGCGCCTTGCGCGCGGTGGCCAGCGCGCTGAAGCAGCAGCAGGCCGTCGAGCGCGGCACGCAGGCTTTGTGGAAGCAGAACAAGCCCGAAGGTTTCGACTGCCCGAGCTGCGCCTGGCCCGATCCCGATCACACCGCCGCTTTCGAATTCTGCGAGAATGGCGCCAAGGCGGTGGCGTGGGAATCGACCTCGCGCCGGGTGGGCCCTGAGTTTTTCGCCCGGCACAGCGTGGCCGATCTGTGGCAGCAGTCCGACCACTGGCTGGAGGATCAGGGGCGCGTCACCCATCCCCTGCGCTACAATGCCGCCACCGGCCATTACGAGCCGGTGAGCTGGGACGATGCCTTCGCCGCCATCGGCAAGGGTCTGGCCGCACTGGACAATCCGGATCGCGCCGAGTTCTACACCTCGGGCCGGGCCTCGAATGAGGCGGCGTTTCTGTATCAATTGTTCGTGCGGCTCTATGGCACCAACAATTTCCCCGACTGCTCGAACATGTGCCATGAGGCGACATCGGTCGGGCTGCCCAAATCCATCGGCATCGGCAAGGGCACCGTCAGCCTTGAGGACTTCGATCATGCCGATCTGATCCTCTCTTTCGGGCACAATCCGGGCACCAACCATCCGCGCATGATGGCCACCTTGCGCAGCGCCGCGAAACGCGGGGCGCGGATCATCGTGTTCAATCCCTTGCGTGAGCGCGCTCTGGAGCGTTTCGCCTCGCCGCAATCGCCGGTGGAAATGGCGACGCTGTCCGCCACGCCGATTGCCGACACCTATCTGCAGGTGAAGGTGGGCGGCGATATGGCGGCGCTCAAGGGCATCGCCAAGGGGCTGCTGGCGCTCGATGCGCAGGCTCTGGCGGCGGGTCGGTCCGGCGTGATCGACCGGGCCTTTATCGCCGAGCATACCAATGGTTTCGACGCCTTCGTGGCCGATATCGAGGCCACCGACTGGGGTGTGATCACGCGCGACAGCGGCCTTGCCCGCGTCGATCTGGAGGGCGTGGCCGCGGTCTATGCCAAGGCCAAGGCGACGATCCTGTGCTATGGCATGGGCATCACCCAGCATCGCACCGGCACACAGAATGTGCAGCAGCTCGCCAATCTGCTGCTGATGAAGGGCAACATCGGCCGCAAGGGCGCGGGCATCTGTCCCCTGCGCGGCCACTCCAACGTGCAGGGCGACCGCACCGTTGGCATCTGGGAGCGCCCGACCGAGGCCTTCCTCGACAGGATGCAGGAGGTCTTCGCCTTCGATCCCCCGCGCGAGCACGGCAATTCGGTGGTGGAAAGCATCGCCGCCATGCGCGAGGGCTTTGCCAAGGCGGTGGTGTGCCTTGGCGGCAATCTGGCCATCGCCTGCTCCGACCCCGCCGCCTGCGCCGAGGGTTTCCGCAAGCAGGATCTGGCGGTGCATATCACCACCAAGCTCAACCGCACCCATCTGCTGATGGCGAAGGACAGCTTTATCCTGCCCTGCCTTGGCCGCACCGATCTGGATGTGCAGGCCACCGGATCGCAGGCCGTGACGGTGGAGGATTCCATGTCGATGGTCCACGCCTCGCGCGGGTTTTTGAAGCCGCCGGGCGAGATGGTGCGCTCCGAACCCTGGATCATCGCTAGGATGGCCAAGGCCACGCTGGCGGCCATGGGCAAGCCACAGGCCACCAGCATCGACTGGGACGGTCTGGTCGGCGATTACGATCTGATCCGCGATCTGATCGAGGCGGTCTTCCCCGCCTTTGCCAATTACAATCAGGGCATTCGCAAGCCGGGCGGCTTTCACCTCGTCAATTCGGCCTCGCTGCGCCAGTGGAACACGCCCGACGGCAAGGCGCAGTTCCTCACCCACGCCAGCCTCGACGAGGATGAGGTGACGGATGATGACACCGTCCTCAAGCTGACCACCCTGCGCTCGCATGACCAGTACAACACCACGGTCTATGCTCTGGACGACCGTTATCGCGGGGTCTTCGGGCGGCGCGATATTCTCTTCGTCAGCCCGAAGGAACTGGCGCGTCTGGGCTTCAGCGAGGGCGATCTCGTCGATGTTTCAACCGCGCTGGCCCATGCCGCGCCGGGGCGCGTGGTGCGCGGCCTGACTCTGGTGGCGCAATCCCTGCCCGACGGCTGCTGCGGCGCCTATTACCCCGAGACCCAGCCGCTGATCGCGCTGGAGCACCACGATCCGCAGAGCATGACCCCCTCCTACAAGTCGATCCCGGTGAAGATCACGCTGGCCGAGCCCAAAGTGCCCAGCGAAGCCGATGAGCTGGTGGTGCGGCGTGATGGGGTGGCGGGGATTGTTTAG